A single window of Salvelinus namaycush isolate Seneca chromosome 11, SaNama_1.0, whole genome shotgun sequence DNA harbors:
- the pi15b gene encoding peptidase inhibitor 15: MKGMCYFTNVVLFFIASGSSGWLIHNATDSTSLANFTDMNSMLNAQVSALTPKSRRKRWISQSDMLAILDYHNKVRANVFPPAANMEYMVWDEGLARSAEAWAATCLWEHGPPFLLRYLGQNLSVRTGGYRSILQLVKPWYDEVNDYMFPYPRDCNPRCPMRCSAPMCTHYTQMVWATTNRVGCAVQTCYNMVVWGAMWRQATYLVCNYSPKGNWVGEPPYRVGIPCSACPPSYGGSCSNNLCFPAITSNYMYWFK; the protein is encoded by the exons ATGAAAGGCATGTGCTATTTTACCAATGTGGTCCTGTTCTTCATAGCCAGTGGATCAAGTGGATGGCTCATCCATAACGCGACAGATTCCACTTCATTAGCCAATTTCACCGACATGAACTCAATGTTAAACGCGCAGGTGTCTGCGCTCACCCCCAAGTCTAGACGGAAACGCTGGATTTCACAAAGCGACATGCTTGCCATCCTTGACTATCACAATAAAGTCCGAGCAAACGTCTTTCCACCTGCTGCAAATATGGAGTATATG GTGTGGGATGAAGGCCTTGCCAGATCTGCTGAAGCCTGGGCAGCCACGTGTCTCTGGGAACATGGACCACCATTTCTACTGAGATACCTGGGACAGAACCTGTCGGTCAGAACAGGGGG ATATCGCTCCATTCTGCAGCTGGTCAAACCTTGGTATGACGAAGTCAATGATTACATGTTTCCATACCCTCGTGACTGCAACCCCAGGTGTCCTATGAGGTGCTCTGCACCGATGTGTACACATTACACTCAG ATGGTGTGGGCTACAACGAACAGAGTTGGGTGTGCAGTTCAAACGTGCTATAACATGGTTGTCTGGGGAGCCATGTGGAGACAAGCAACATACCTGGTCTGTAATTATTCCCCAAA GGGGAACTGGGTAGGAGAACCTCCCTACAGAGTTGGCATCCCATGTTCAGCATGCCCACCAAGCTACGGAGGCTCATGTAGTAACAACCTATGTTTCCCTGCAATAACGTCCAACTACATGTACTGGTTCAAGTAA
- the LOC120055547 gene encoding cysteine-rich secretory protein LCCL domain-containing 1-like translates to MKGVPQDLLRGFGLLFFAQTVLSMVIPNSTHLEAILEKYMNKDDEWWVSKQRGKRAITDGDMHLILDLHNKLRGQVYPQASNMEYMVWDTELERSAEHWAHTCMWEHGPQHMLTQIGQNLGAHWGRDRPPTFHVQAWYDEVRDYSYPYPQECNPHCPFRCSGPVCTHYTQMVWATSSHIGCAINVCYNMNVWGMIWTKAVYLVCNYSPPGNWWGHAPYKHGSPCSACPPSYGGGCRDNLCYKENGVQRRPAPELEETNYIEPESQPEPRAQEPRARPLPPTPSSNDNVERNEVVSTVQMCQQMDCETKLRDRCKGTTCNRYECPPGCLSSPGKVVGTGYYDMKSSICRAAIHAGVIQNDSGGYLDVQPVDKRRQYSGSYQNRISSESLQNPSGGKAFRVFAVI, encoded by the exons ATGAAGGGTGTACCTCAGGACTTGCTGAGAGGGTTTGGGTTGCTATTCTTTGCCCAAACAGTACTTTCTATGGTGATCCCTAACTCTACTCACCTGGAGGCCATACTGGAGAAGTATATGAACAAAGATGATGAGTGGTGGGTGTCcaaacagagagggaagagagccATCACTGACGGTGATATGCACCTCATCCTCGATTTGCACAACAAGCTCAGAGGTCAAGTTTATCCACAAGCTTCAAATATGGAGTATATG GTTTGGGATACGGAGCTGGAGAGGAGTGCTGAACACTGGGCACACACCTGCATGTGGGAGCATGGACCACAACACATGCTAACCCAGATTGGACAGAACCTGGGTGCCCACTGGGGAAG AGACCGACCACCAACATTTCACGTCCAAGCCTGGTATGATGAAGTGAGAGACTACAGCTATCCCTATCCACAGGAATGTaacccacactgccctttcagaTGCTCTGGTCCCGTCTGCACTCACTACACACAG ATGGTTTGGGCAACAAGCAGCCATATTGGATGTGCTATCAATGTGTGCTACAATATGAATGTGTGGGGCATGATTTGGACTAAAGCTGTGTACTTGGTTTGCAACTACTCACCGCC GGGAAACTGGTGGGGGCATGCCCCATACAAACATGGCAGCCCGTGCTCTGCCTGTCCGCCCAGCTACGGTGGAGGCTGTAGGGACAATCTCTGCTACAAAG AGAACGGAGTACAGAGACGTCCTGCCCCTGAACTAGAAGAGACAAATTACATCGAGCCGGAGTCACAGCCAGAACCGAGGGCCCAAGAGCCTCGGGCGAGACCACTGCCCCCAACACCATCATCCAATGACAACGTGGAGAGGAATGAGGTGGTCAGCACAGTGCAAATGT gtCAACAGATGGACTGTGAGACCAAGCTGCGTGATCGTTGTAAAGGAACCACTTGTAATAG GTACGAGTGTCCTCCTGGATGCTTGTCTAGCCCAGGGAAAGTAGTAGGGACTGGGTATTATGATATG AAATCCAGTATATGTCGAGCAGCCATCCATGCTGGTGTCATTCAGAATGACTCAGGAGGCTACCTGGATGTGCAGCCTGTGGACAAGAGGAGACAGTACAGCGGTAGCTATCAGAACAGAATCTCTTCAGAAAG CCTACAGAATCCCTCAGGTGGCAAAGCATTCAGAGTATTTGCAGTCATTTGA
- the LOC120055894 gene encoding suppressor of cytokine signaling 6-like: MKKISLKTIRKSFNLKGKEEGEDVVPQPNSATNFSTDSKFGKCYSKELVCNDFDHEEKKGRKNGSKSESLMGSLKRRLSAKQKSKIKESSTSVTCEDDTFSCSSAPIFFNDVKSQHHLRSSSHHYSPTPWALRAANSEETCLRMDGKVKAMIHSSDPSPSLYGIQKEFPDPQMDRPFQDSSESTEPQNCDLHLDIDVENVPAIIGLSPQNYIHYAMPLDDDLEKGLDNSSPIDEVPQPEGFPPHAAEDPIDQEELMSPDIFMDPSVNRLLYQSAGVLIPDSRIDSPLSPLLPQLPGSHIRRSFQVYGGSSHSHGAERVMHHLNFDPNSAPGVGRVYDAVQHSGPMIVTSLTVELKKLAKQGWYWGPITRWEAEEKLASLPDGSFLVRDSSDDRYLLSLSFRSQGKTLHTRIEHSNGSFSFYEQPDVEGHISIVELIEHSIRDSESGAFCYSRSRTPGTATYPVRLTNPISRFMQVRSMQYLCRFVIRQYTRIDLIQKLPLPNKMKDYLQEKHY; this comes from the coding sequence ATGAAGAAAATTAGTCTGAAAACAATACGAAAGTCATTCAACCTAAAAGgcaaagaggagggagaggatgtTGTACCACAGCCAAATTCAGCTACCAACTTTTCAACAGATTCGAAGTTTGGAAAATGTTACAGCAAAGAACTTGTTTGTAACGACTTTGATCATGAGGAGAAGAAAGGCCGTAAGAACGGCTCAAAAAGTGAGAGTCTTATGGGATCACTGAAAAGGAGGCTTTCGGCAAAACAgaaaagtaaaataaaagaaaGTTCCACATCCGTAACCTGTGAAGATGACACATTCTCGTGCTCCTCAGCACCCATTTTCTTTAACGACGTAAAATCACAGCACCATCTAAGATCTAGTAGTCACCATTATAGCCCCACACCATGGGCCCTCAGGGCAGCAAATTCTGAGGAAACATGCCTTAGAATGGATGGgaaagtgaaagctatgatacaCTCATCAGACCCAAGCCCATCTCTGTATGGCATTCAGAAAGAATTCCCTGACCCCCAGATGGATAGGCCTTTTCAGGATTCATCTGAGAGCACTGAGCCTCAGAATTGTGATTTGCATCTAGATATTGATGTTGAAAATGTGCCTGCGATCATTGGACTATCACCTCAGAACTATATTCACTATGCAATGCCTTTAGATGATGACCTTGAAAAAGGCTTGGATAATTCCTCTCCAATAGATGAGGTGCCTCAGCCCGAGGGCTTCCCTCCTCATGCAGCGGAAGACCCCATTGACCAGGAGGAGCTGATGTCACCAGACATATTCATGGACCCATCAGTGAATAGACTGCTCTATCAATCTGCAGGTGTCTTGATTCCAGACTCTAGAATagattctcctctctcccctttgcTACCTCAGCTACCTGGCAGTCACATCCGAAGGAGTTTCCAAGTATATGGTGGTTCTTCTCACTCGCATGGTGCAGAGAGAGTGATGCACCATCTCAACTTTGACCCCAATTCAGCCCCTGGTGTTGGCAGGGTTTATGATGCTGTTCAGCACAGCGGGCCCATGATTGTAACCAGCCTTACAGTAGAGCTAAAGAAACTGGCCAAGCAGGGTTGGTACTGGGGTCCTATAACGCGTTGGGAAGCTGAGGAAAAACTTGCTAGCCTACCAGATGGGTCATTCTTGGTGCGAGACAGCTCAGATGATCGTTATCTTTTGAGCTTGAGCTTTCGTTCACAGGGTAAGACCCTCCACACCAGGATCGAACACTCCAATGGCAGTTTCAGTTTCTACGAACAGCCAGATGTGGAGGGTCACATATCAATAGTGGAACTCATTGAACATTCCATCAGAGATTCTGAGAGTGGAGCCTTCTGCTATTCACGATCTCGTACACCAGGGACTGCCACGTATCCTGTCAGACTGACAAACCCTATCTCAAGGTTTATGCAGGTGCGTTCCATGCAGTACCTCTGTCGGTTTGTCATCCGTCAGTACACACGGATTGATCTTATCCAGAAATTGCCTTTGCCAAACAAGATGAAAGATTACTTGCAGGAAAAGCACTACTGA